A single genomic interval of Drosophila virilis strain 15010-1051.87 chromosome 2, Dvir_AGI_RSII-ME, whole genome shotgun sequence harbors:
- the Syp gene encoding heterogeneous nuclear ribonucleoprotein Q isoform X10 produces the protein MLVNVTQRVAAGTSVLIGGRRSSGSGTAEAAATSPAATVNKNYEIKPQTRGAKMAEGNGELLDDINQKADDRGDGERTEDYPKLLEYGLDKKVAGKLDEIYKTGKLAHAELDERALDALKEFPVDGALNVLSQFLESNLEHVSNKSAYLCGVMKTYRQKSRASQQGVPATASSIQVKGPDEEKIKKILERTGYTLDVTTGQRKYGGPPPNWEGNVPGNGCEVFCGKIPKDMFEDELIPLFENCGTIWDLRLMMDPMTGTNRGYAFVTFTNREAAVNAVRQLDNHEIKPGKCLKINISVPNLRLFVGNIPKSKGKDEILEEFGKLTAGLYEVIIYSSPDDKKKNRGFCFLEYDSHKAASLAKRRLGTGRIKVWGCDIIVDWADPQEEPDEQTMSKVKVLYVRNLTQDVTEDKLKEQFEQYGKVERVKKIKDYAFIHFEDRDSAVEAMRGLNGKEVGASNIEVSLAKPPSDKKKKEEILRARERRMMQMMQARPGIVGFETLSPYRNLSPTHPSMMSITPMRLPGARMPPLRTPMPREYDYDYDYFGYSEFRPGFGADSYYDDVYRAYEGEYSYYDYPNTASGNGAAGGVGSAAVAMSNNSGGGAVSLNASQRPRSQQGGSANSPVIMLDLHSRLTWRATKRSSSVVSSVRSDESRSPSKKLKRQSSSSNKIKSHKSKKHSRKSKSSRTEKKEKKRSSN, from the exons ATGCTGGTTAACGTTACCCAGCGCGTTGCCGCTGGCACCAGCGTCCTTATAGGCGGACGCAGATCCAGCGGCAGCGGAACGGCAGAAGCAGCGGCAACATCACCAGCTGCCACTGTGAACAAAAACTATGAGATTAAGCCCCAAACTCGGGGCGCAA AAATGGCGGAAGGAAATGGCGAACTTTTAGATGACATTAACCAGAAAGCCGATGACCGTGGCGATGGCGAACGTACAGAGGATTATCCCAAGCTGCTGGAGTACGGTCTGGACAAGAAG GTCGCCGGCAAACTGGATGAAATCTACAAAACTGGCAAACTTGCCCACGCCGAGCTGGATGAGCGCGCGCTGGACGCGCTCAAGGAGTTTCCCGTTGATGGTGCCTTGAATGTGCTTAGTCAGTTCCTCGAGTCAAATTTGGAGCATGTGTCAAATAAGTCTGCCTACTTGTGTGGGGTCATGAAAACCTATCGTCAAAAGAGTCGCGCCAGTCAGCAAGGTGTGCCCGCAACCGCCAGCTCTATACAGGTAAAGGGGCCGGATGAAGAGAAGATCAAAAAGATACTGGAGCGTACTGGCTACACATTGGACGTGACCACAg GACAACGCAAATACGGCGGGCCGCCACCCAACTGGGAGGGCAATGTGCCCGGCAATGGCTGCGAAGTTTTCTGTGGCAAAATACCCAAGGATATGTTTGAGGACGAGCTAATACCGCTATTCGAGAATTGCGGCACCATTTGGGACCTTAGACTCATGATGGACCCCATGACTGGTACAAATCGTGGCTACGCATTTGTCACATTCACAAATCGCGAGGCAGCCGTCAATGCTGTGCGACAG CTCGATAATCACGAAATAAAACCCGGCAAGTgtctgaaaataaatataagcgtACCGAATCTGCGCCTCTTCGTAGGCAATATACCCAAGTCAAAAGGCAAAGATGAAATTTTAGAGGAATTTGGTAAACTTACAG CTGGCCTCTACGAGGTAATCATCTACAGCTCGCCAGATGACAAGAAAAAGAATCgcggtttttgttttctcgAATACGATTCACACAAGGCGGCTTCTTTGGCCAAACGAAGACTTGGCACTGGTAGAATTAAG GTTTGGGGATGTGATATTATAGTCGATTGGGCTGATCCACAGGAGGAGCCGGATGAACAAACAATGTCCAAGGTTAAAGTGCTCTACGTGCGAAATCTGACGCAAGACGTTACAGAGGATAAACTGAAG GAACAATTCGAGCAATATGGCAAAGTGGAACGCGTTAAGAAGATTAAAGACTATGCCTTTATACATTTTGAGGATCGTGATAGCGCCGTCGAAGCTATGCGTGGCCTTAATGGCAAGGAGGTCGGCGCCTCGAATATTGAG GTCTCACTCGCCAAACCACCATcggacaaaaagaaaaaggaggAAATTCTGCGCGCACGCGAACGACGCATGATGCAAATGATGCAGGCGCGTCCAGGAATCGTTGG ATTTGAAACATTGTCTCCATACAGAAACCTGTCGCCGACACATCCCAGCATGATGTCCATAACGCCCATGCGCCTACCAGGGGCGCGTATGCCGCCGCTGCGCACACCGATGCCCCGTGAATACG ACTACGATTATGATTATTTTGGCTATTCGGAATTTCGTCCCGGTTTTGGTGCTGATTCGTACTATGATGATGTCTATCGCGCCTATGAAGGCGAATACAGCTATTATGATTATCCGAATACCGCCAGCGGCAATGGAGCTGCcggcggcgttggcagcgctgCTGTAGCCATGTCTAACAATTCGGGGGGCGGCGCCGTCTCCCTAAACGCCTCGCAGCGTCCAAGATCCCAGCAAGGTGGCTCGGCCAATTCGCCTGTGATTATG CTGGATCTGCACTCAAGACTTACATGGAGGGCAACTAAGCGTAGCTCCTCGGTCGTCAGTTCCGTGCGCAGCGACGAGAGTCGCTCGCCGAGCAAGAAACTGAAGCGTCAGAGCTCCTCAAGTAACAAAATTAAGTCACACAAATCCAAGAAGCATTCACGCAAGTCCAAGTCATCTCGTAccgaaaagaaagaaaaaaagaggagctctaactaa
- the Syp gene encoding heterogeneous nuclear ribonucleoprotein R isoform X18 — protein MLVNVTQRVAAGTSVLIGGRRSSGSGTAEAAATSPAATVNKNYEIKPQTRGAKMAEGNGELLDDINQKADDRGDGERTEDYPKLLEYGLDKKVAGKLDEIYKTGKLAHAELDERALDALKEFPVDGALNVLSQFLESNLEHVSNKSAYLCGVMKTYRQKSRASQQGVPATASSIQVKGPDEEKIKKILERTGYTLDVTTGQRKYGGPPPNWEGNVPGNGCEVFCGKIPKDMFEDELIPLFENCGTIWDLRLMMDPMTGTNRGYAFVTFTNREAAVNAVRQLDNHEIKPGKCLKINISVPNLRLFVGNIPKSKGKDEILEEFGKLTAGLYEVIIYSSPDDKKKNRGFCFLEYDSHKAASLAKRRLGTGRIKVWGCDIIVDWADPQEEPDEQTMSKVKVLYVRNLTQDVTEDKLKEQFEQYGKVERVKKIKDYAFIHFEDRDSAVEAMRGLNGKEVGASNIEVSLAKPPSDKKKKEEILRARERRMMQMMQARPGIVGNLSPTHPSMMSITPMRLPGARMPPLRTPMPREYAKLKVNVGI, from the exons ATGCTGGTTAACGTTACCCAGCGCGTTGCCGCTGGCACCAGCGTCCTTATAGGCGGACGCAGATCCAGCGGCAGCGGAACGGCAGAAGCAGCGGCAACATCACCAGCTGCCACTGTGAACAAAAACTATGAGATTAAGCCCCAAACTCGGGGCGCAA AAATGGCGGAAGGAAATGGCGAACTTTTAGATGACATTAACCAGAAAGCCGATGACCGTGGCGATGGCGAACGTACAGAGGATTATCCCAAGCTGCTGGAGTACGGTCTGGACAAGAAG GTCGCCGGCAAACTGGATGAAATCTACAAAACTGGCAAACTTGCCCACGCCGAGCTGGATGAGCGCGCGCTGGACGCGCTCAAGGAGTTTCCCGTTGATGGTGCCTTGAATGTGCTTAGTCAGTTCCTCGAGTCAAATTTGGAGCATGTGTCAAATAAGTCTGCCTACTTGTGTGGGGTCATGAAAACCTATCGTCAAAAGAGTCGCGCCAGTCAGCAAGGTGTGCCCGCAACCGCCAGCTCTATACAGGTAAAGGGGCCGGATGAAGAGAAGATCAAAAAGATACTGGAGCGTACTGGCTACACATTGGACGTGACCACAg GACAACGCAAATACGGCGGGCCGCCACCCAACTGGGAGGGCAATGTGCCCGGCAATGGCTGCGAAGTTTTCTGTGGCAAAATACCCAAGGATATGTTTGAGGACGAGCTAATACCGCTATTCGAGAATTGCGGCACCATTTGGGACCTTAGACTCATGATGGACCCCATGACTGGTACAAATCGTGGCTACGCATTTGTCACATTCACAAATCGCGAGGCAGCCGTCAATGCTGTGCGACAG CTCGATAATCACGAAATAAAACCCGGCAAGTgtctgaaaataaatataagcgtACCGAATCTGCGCCTCTTCGTAGGCAATATACCCAAGTCAAAAGGCAAAGATGAAATTTTAGAGGAATTTGGTAAACTTACAG CTGGCCTCTACGAGGTAATCATCTACAGCTCGCCAGATGACAAGAAAAAGAATCgcggtttttgttttctcgAATACGATTCACACAAGGCGGCTTCTTTGGCCAAACGAAGACTTGGCACTGGTAGAATTAAG GTTTGGGGATGTGATATTATAGTCGATTGGGCTGATCCACAGGAGGAGCCGGATGAACAAACAATGTCCAAGGTTAAAGTGCTCTACGTGCGAAATCTGACGCAAGACGTTACAGAGGATAAACTGAAG GAACAATTCGAGCAATATGGCAAAGTGGAACGCGTTAAGAAGATTAAAGACTATGCCTTTATACATTTTGAGGATCGTGATAGCGCCGTCGAAGCTATGCGTGGCCTTAATGGCAAGGAGGTCGGCGCCTCGAATATTGAG GTCTCACTCGCCAAACCACCATcggacaaaaagaaaaaggaggAAATTCTGCGCGCACGCGAACGACGCATGATGCAAATGATGCAGGCGCGTCCAGGAATCGTTGG AAACCTGTCGCCGACACATCCCAGCATGATGTCCATAACGCCCATGCGCCTACCAGGGGCGCGTATGCCGCCGCTGCGCACACCGATGCCCCGTGAATACG CAAAACTCAAAGTTAATGTTGGTATTTGA
- the Syp gene encoding heterogeneous nuclear ribonucleoprotein Q isoform X5 translates to MLVNVTQRVAAGTSVLIGGRRSSGSGTAEAAATSPAATVNKNYEIKPQTRGAKMAEGNGELLDDINQKADDRGDGERTEDYPKLLEYGLDKKVAGKLDEIYKTGKLAHAELDERALDALKEFPVDGALNVLSQFLESNLEHVSNKSAYLCGVMKTYRQKSRASQQGVPATASSIQVKGPDEEKIKKILERTGYTLDVTTGQRKYGGPPPNWEGNVPGNGCEVFCGKIPKDMFEDELIPLFENCGTIWDLRLMMDPMTGTNRGYAFVTFTNREAAVNAVRQLDNHEIKPGKCLKINISVPNLRLFVGNIPKSKGKDEILEEFGKLTAGLYEVIIYSSPDDKKKNRGFCFLEYDSHKAASLAKRRLGTGRIKVWGCDIIVDWADPQEEPDEQTMSKVKVLYVRNLTQDVTEDKLKEQFEQYGKVERVKKIKDYAFIHFEDRDSAVEAMRGLNGKEVGASNIEVSLAKPPSDKKKKEEILRARERRMMQMMQARPGIVGFETLSPYRNLSPTHPSMMSITPMRLPGARMPPLRTPMPREYDYDYDYFGYSEFRPGFGADSYYDDVYRAYEGEYSYYDYPNTASGNGAAGGVGSAAVAMSNNSGGGAVSLNASQRPRSQQGGSANSPVIMGAGRGHGITVPRGRAVGQRGSISRLGAQPAPQAAPAVAAVGQAAAAHRGAATVQGAPAATGGVRGVAPMRPSAPGTQHVKPLQNLPAGSALKTYMEGN, encoded by the exons ATGCTGGTTAACGTTACCCAGCGCGTTGCCGCTGGCACCAGCGTCCTTATAGGCGGACGCAGATCCAGCGGCAGCGGAACGGCAGAAGCAGCGGCAACATCACCAGCTGCCACTGTGAACAAAAACTATGAGATTAAGCCCCAAACTCGGGGCGCAA AAATGGCGGAAGGAAATGGCGAACTTTTAGATGACATTAACCAGAAAGCCGATGACCGTGGCGATGGCGAACGTACAGAGGATTATCCCAAGCTGCTGGAGTACGGTCTGGACAAGAAG GTCGCCGGCAAACTGGATGAAATCTACAAAACTGGCAAACTTGCCCACGCCGAGCTGGATGAGCGCGCGCTGGACGCGCTCAAGGAGTTTCCCGTTGATGGTGCCTTGAATGTGCTTAGTCAGTTCCTCGAGTCAAATTTGGAGCATGTGTCAAATAAGTCTGCCTACTTGTGTGGGGTCATGAAAACCTATCGTCAAAAGAGTCGCGCCAGTCAGCAAGGTGTGCCCGCAACCGCCAGCTCTATACAGGTAAAGGGGCCGGATGAAGAGAAGATCAAAAAGATACTGGAGCGTACTGGCTACACATTGGACGTGACCACAg GACAACGCAAATACGGCGGGCCGCCACCCAACTGGGAGGGCAATGTGCCCGGCAATGGCTGCGAAGTTTTCTGTGGCAAAATACCCAAGGATATGTTTGAGGACGAGCTAATACCGCTATTCGAGAATTGCGGCACCATTTGGGACCTTAGACTCATGATGGACCCCATGACTGGTACAAATCGTGGCTACGCATTTGTCACATTCACAAATCGCGAGGCAGCCGTCAATGCTGTGCGACAG CTCGATAATCACGAAATAAAACCCGGCAAGTgtctgaaaataaatataagcgtACCGAATCTGCGCCTCTTCGTAGGCAATATACCCAAGTCAAAAGGCAAAGATGAAATTTTAGAGGAATTTGGTAAACTTACAG CTGGCCTCTACGAGGTAATCATCTACAGCTCGCCAGATGACAAGAAAAAGAATCgcggtttttgttttctcgAATACGATTCACACAAGGCGGCTTCTTTGGCCAAACGAAGACTTGGCACTGGTAGAATTAAG GTTTGGGGATGTGATATTATAGTCGATTGGGCTGATCCACAGGAGGAGCCGGATGAACAAACAATGTCCAAGGTTAAAGTGCTCTACGTGCGAAATCTGACGCAAGACGTTACAGAGGATAAACTGAAG GAACAATTCGAGCAATATGGCAAAGTGGAACGCGTTAAGAAGATTAAAGACTATGCCTTTATACATTTTGAGGATCGTGATAGCGCCGTCGAAGCTATGCGTGGCCTTAATGGCAAGGAGGTCGGCGCCTCGAATATTGAG GTCTCACTCGCCAAACCACCATcggacaaaaagaaaaaggaggAAATTCTGCGCGCACGCGAACGACGCATGATGCAAATGATGCAGGCGCGTCCAGGAATCGTTGG ATTTGAAACATTGTCTCCATACAGAAACCTGTCGCCGACACATCCCAGCATGATGTCCATAACGCCCATGCGCCTACCAGGGGCGCGTATGCCGCCGCTGCGCACACCGATGCCCCGTGAATACG ACTACGATTATGATTATTTTGGCTATTCGGAATTTCGTCCCGGTTTTGGTGCTGATTCGTACTATGATGATGTCTATCGCGCCTATGAAGGCGAATACAGCTATTATGATTATCCGAATACCGCCAGCGGCAATGGAGCTGCcggcggcgttggcagcgctgCTGTAGCCATGTCTAACAATTCGGGGGGCGGCGCCGTCTCCCTAAACGCCTCGCAGCGTCCAAGATCCCAGCAAGGTGGCTCGGCCAATTCGCCTGTGATTATG GGGGCTGGCCGTGGGCATGGAATCACAGTCCCGCGTGGCCGAGCCGTTGGCCAACGTGGCAGCATCAGTCGTCTGGGGGCCCAACCAGCGCCACAGGCGGCGCcagcggtggcggcggtgggacaggcggcggcggctcatCGGGGGGCGGCCACCGTTCAGGGGGCTCCGGCAGCAACCGGGGGGGTCCGTGGGGTGGCACCAATGCGTCCCAGCGCTCCTGGCACCCAGCACGTCAAGCCGCTACAAAATTTACCAG CTGGATCTGCACTCAAGACTTACATGGAGGGCAACTAA
- the Syp gene encoding heterogeneous nuclear ribonucleoprotein Q isoform X11, which translates to MLVNVTQRVAAGTSVLIGGRRSSGSGTAEAAATSPAATVNKNYEIKPQTRGAKMAEGNGELLDDINQKADDRGDGERTEDYPKLLEYGLDKKVAGKLDEIYKTGKLAHAELDERALDALKEFPVDGALNVLSQFLESNLEHVSNKSAYLCGVMKTYRQKSRASQQGVPATASSIQVKGPDEEKIKKILERTGYTLDVTTGQRKYGGPPPNWEGNVPGNGCEVFCGKIPKDMFEDELIPLFENCGTIWDLRLMMDPMTGTNRGYAFVTFTNREAAVNAVRQLDNHEIKPGKCLKINISVPNLRLFVGNIPKSKGKDEILEEFGKLTAGLYEVIIYSSPDDKKKNRGFCFLEYDSHKAASLAKRRLGTGRIKVWGCDIIVDWADPQEEPDEQTMSKVKVLYVRNLTQDVTEDKLKEQFEQYGKVERVKKIKDYAFIHFEDRDSAVEAMRGLNGKEVGASNIEVSLAKPPSDKKKKEEILRARERRMMQMMQARPGIVGFETLSPYRNLSPTHPSMMSITPMRLPGARMPPLRTPMPREYGGWPWAWNHSPAWPSRWPTWQHQSSGGPTSATGGASGGGGGTGGGGSSGGGHRSGGSGSNRGGPWGGTNASQRSWHPARQAATKFTSWICTQDLHGGQLSVAPRSSVPCAATRVARRARN; encoded by the exons ATGCTGGTTAACGTTACCCAGCGCGTTGCCGCTGGCACCAGCGTCCTTATAGGCGGACGCAGATCCAGCGGCAGCGGAACGGCAGAAGCAGCGGCAACATCACCAGCTGCCACTGTGAACAAAAACTATGAGATTAAGCCCCAAACTCGGGGCGCAA AAATGGCGGAAGGAAATGGCGAACTTTTAGATGACATTAACCAGAAAGCCGATGACCGTGGCGATGGCGAACGTACAGAGGATTATCCCAAGCTGCTGGAGTACGGTCTGGACAAGAAG GTCGCCGGCAAACTGGATGAAATCTACAAAACTGGCAAACTTGCCCACGCCGAGCTGGATGAGCGCGCGCTGGACGCGCTCAAGGAGTTTCCCGTTGATGGTGCCTTGAATGTGCTTAGTCAGTTCCTCGAGTCAAATTTGGAGCATGTGTCAAATAAGTCTGCCTACTTGTGTGGGGTCATGAAAACCTATCGTCAAAAGAGTCGCGCCAGTCAGCAAGGTGTGCCCGCAACCGCCAGCTCTATACAGGTAAAGGGGCCGGATGAAGAGAAGATCAAAAAGATACTGGAGCGTACTGGCTACACATTGGACGTGACCACAg GACAACGCAAATACGGCGGGCCGCCACCCAACTGGGAGGGCAATGTGCCCGGCAATGGCTGCGAAGTTTTCTGTGGCAAAATACCCAAGGATATGTTTGAGGACGAGCTAATACCGCTATTCGAGAATTGCGGCACCATTTGGGACCTTAGACTCATGATGGACCCCATGACTGGTACAAATCGTGGCTACGCATTTGTCACATTCACAAATCGCGAGGCAGCCGTCAATGCTGTGCGACAG CTCGATAATCACGAAATAAAACCCGGCAAGTgtctgaaaataaatataagcgtACCGAATCTGCGCCTCTTCGTAGGCAATATACCCAAGTCAAAAGGCAAAGATGAAATTTTAGAGGAATTTGGTAAACTTACAG CTGGCCTCTACGAGGTAATCATCTACAGCTCGCCAGATGACAAGAAAAAGAATCgcggtttttgttttctcgAATACGATTCACACAAGGCGGCTTCTTTGGCCAAACGAAGACTTGGCACTGGTAGAATTAAG GTTTGGGGATGTGATATTATAGTCGATTGGGCTGATCCACAGGAGGAGCCGGATGAACAAACAATGTCCAAGGTTAAAGTGCTCTACGTGCGAAATCTGACGCAAGACGTTACAGAGGATAAACTGAAG GAACAATTCGAGCAATATGGCAAAGTGGAACGCGTTAAGAAGATTAAAGACTATGCCTTTATACATTTTGAGGATCGTGATAGCGCCGTCGAAGCTATGCGTGGCCTTAATGGCAAGGAGGTCGGCGCCTCGAATATTGAG GTCTCACTCGCCAAACCACCATcggacaaaaagaaaaaggaggAAATTCTGCGCGCACGCGAACGACGCATGATGCAAATGATGCAGGCGCGTCCAGGAATCGTTGG ATTTGAAACATTGTCTCCATACAGAAACCTGTCGCCGACACATCCCAGCATGATGTCCATAACGCCCATGCGCCTACCAGGGGCGCGTATGCCGCCGCTGCGCACACCGATGCCCCGTGAATACG GGGGCTGGCCGTGGGCATGGAATCACAGTCCCGCGTGGCCGAGCCGTTGGCCAACGTGGCAGCATCAGTCGTCTGGGGGCCCAACCAGCGCCACAGGCGGCGCcagcggtggcggcggtgggacaggcggcggcggctcatCGGGGGGCGGCCACCGTTCAGGGGGCTCCGGCAGCAACCGGGGGGGTCCGTGGGGTGGCACCAATGCGTCCCAGCGCTCCTGGCACCCAGCACGTCAAGCCGCTACAAAATTTACCAG CTGGATCTGCACTCAAGACTTACATGGAGGGCAACTAAGCGTAGCTCCTCGGTCGTCAGTTCCGTGCGCAGCGACGAGAGTCGCTCGCCGAGCAAGAAACTGA
- the Syp gene encoding heterogeneous nuclear ribonucleoprotein Q isoform X2 encodes MLVNVTQRVAAGTSVLIGGRRSSGSGTAEAAATSPAATVNKNYEIKPQTRGAKMAEGNGELLDDINQKADDRGDGERTEDYPKLLEYGLDKKVAGKLDEIYKTGKLAHAELDERALDALKEFPVDGALNVLSQFLESNLEHVSNKSAYLCGVMKTYRQKSRASQQGVPATASSIQVKGPDEEKIKKILERTGYTLDVTTGQRKYGGPPPNWEGNVPGNGCEVFCGKIPKDMFEDELIPLFENCGTIWDLRLMMDPMTGTNRGYAFVTFTNREAAVNAVRQLNDFEIRKGKKIGVTISFNNHRLFVGNIPKNRDRDELIEEFSKHAPGLYEVIIYSSPDDKKKNRGFCFLEYDSHKAASLAKRRLGTGRIKVWGCDIIVDWADPQEEPDEQTMSKVKVLYVRNLTQDVTEDKLKEQFEQYGKVERVKKIKDYAFIHFEDRDSAVEAMRGLNGKEVGASNIEVSLAKPPSDKKKKEEILRARERRMMQMMQARPGIVGFETLSPYRNLSPTHPSMMSITPMRLPGARMPPLRTPMPREYDYDYDYFGYSEFRPGFGADSYYDDVYRAYEGEYSYYDYPNTASGNGAAGGVGSAAVAMSNNSGGGAVSLNASQRPRSQQGGSANSPVIMGAGRGHGITVPRGRAVGQRGSISRLGAQPAPQAAPAVAAVGQAAAAHRGAATVQGAPAATGGVRGVAPMRPSAPGTQHVKPLQNLPVVGKRKFDGGHQNPADVKRRYQSGLIGNGGSWGSLPLPQQPLGTNGEQWYMDTFSAWS; translated from the exons ATGCTGGTTAACGTTACCCAGCGCGTTGCCGCTGGCACCAGCGTCCTTATAGGCGGACGCAGATCCAGCGGCAGCGGAACGGCAGAAGCAGCGGCAACATCACCAGCTGCCACTGTGAACAAAAACTATGAGATTAAGCCCCAAACTCGGGGCGCAA AAATGGCGGAAGGAAATGGCGAACTTTTAGATGACATTAACCAGAAAGCCGATGACCGTGGCGATGGCGAACGTACAGAGGATTATCCCAAGCTGCTGGAGTACGGTCTGGACAAGAAG GTCGCCGGCAAACTGGATGAAATCTACAAAACTGGCAAACTTGCCCACGCCGAGCTGGATGAGCGCGCGCTGGACGCGCTCAAGGAGTTTCCCGTTGATGGTGCCTTGAATGTGCTTAGTCAGTTCCTCGAGTCAAATTTGGAGCATGTGTCAAATAAGTCTGCCTACTTGTGTGGGGTCATGAAAACCTATCGTCAAAAGAGTCGCGCCAGTCAGCAAGGTGTGCCCGCAACCGCCAGCTCTATACAGGTAAAGGGGCCGGATGAAGAGAAGATCAAAAAGATACTGGAGCGTACTGGCTACACATTGGACGTGACCACAg GACAACGCAAATACGGCGGGCCGCCACCCAACTGGGAGGGCAATGTGCCCGGCAATGGCTGCGAAGTTTTCTGTGGCAAAATACCCAAGGATATGTTTGAGGACGAGCTAATACCGCTATTCGAGAATTGCGGCACCATTTGGGACCTTAGACTCATGATGGACCCCATGACTGGTACAAATCGTGGCTACGCATTTGTCACATTCACAAATCGCGAGGCAGCCGTCAATGCTGTGCGACAG ctaaatgattttgaaattcgGAAAGGCAAAAAGATTGGTGTTACGATATCATTTAACAATCACCGGCTTTTTGTCGGAAATATACCTAAAAATAGAGATCGTGACGAATTAATTGAGGAATTTTCTAAACATGCAC CTGGCCTCTACGAGGTAATCATCTACAGCTCGCCAGATGACAAGAAAAAGAATCgcggtttttgttttctcgAATACGATTCACACAAGGCGGCTTCTTTGGCCAAACGAAGACTTGGCACTGGTAGAATTAAG GTTTGGGGATGTGATATTATAGTCGATTGGGCTGATCCACAGGAGGAGCCGGATGAACAAACAATGTCCAAGGTTAAAGTGCTCTACGTGCGAAATCTGACGCAAGACGTTACAGAGGATAAACTGAAG GAACAATTCGAGCAATATGGCAAAGTGGAACGCGTTAAGAAGATTAAAGACTATGCCTTTATACATTTTGAGGATCGTGATAGCGCCGTCGAAGCTATGCGTGGCCTTAATGGCAAGGAGGTCGGCGCCTCGAATATTGAG GTCTCACTCGCCAAACCACCATcggacaaaaagaaaaaggaggAAATTCTGCGCGCACGCGAACGACGCATGATGCAAATGATGCAGGCGCGTCCAGGAATCGTTGG ATTTGAAACATTGTCTCCATACAGAAACCTGTCGCCGACACATCCCAGCATGATGTCCATAACGCCCATGCGCCTACCAGGGGCGCGTATGCCGCCGCTGCGCACACCGATGCCCCGTGAATACG ACTACGATTATGATTATTTTGGCTATTCGGAATTTCGTCCCGGTTTTGGTGCTGATTCGTACTATGATGATGTCTATCGCGCCTATGAAGGCGAATACAGCTATTATGATTATCCGAATACCGCCAGCGGCAATGGAGCTGCcggcggcgttggcagcgctgCTGTAGCCATGTCTAACAATTCGGGGGGCGGCGCCGTCTCCCTAAACGCCTCGCAGCGTCCAAGATCCCAGCAAGGTGGCTCGGCCAATTCGCCTGTGATTATG GGGGCTGGCCGTGGGCATGGAATCACAGTCCCGCGTGGCCGAGCCGTTGGCCAACGTGGCAGCATCAGTCGTCTGGGGGCCCAACCAGCGCCACAGGCGGCGCcagcggtggcggcggtgggacaggcggcggcggctcatCGGGGGGCGGCCACCGTTCAGGGGGCTCCGGCAGCAACCGGGGGGGTCCGTGGGGTGGCACCAATGCGTCCCAGCGCTCCTGGCACCCAGCACGTCAAGCCGCTACAAAATTTACCAG TAGTCGGTAAACGTAAGTTCGATGGAGGTCACCAAAATCCGGCAGATGTTAAGCGACGTTACCAGAGCGGTTTAATAGGAAATGGCGGCAGTTGGGGCAGTTTACCGCTACCACAGCAACCCTTAGGCACAAATGGTGAACAGTGGTATATGGATACGTTTTCGGCAtggagttaa